ACAGAGTAATATGTACGTTTATCTCAGGCACTTCACTTCCGCTTTTCGTTCATGAATACGTACGTCTCTTTAATGCCGACTCGGTCGCTGAGTTCAGCGTTTCGCGCACACCCAATGCACACTAACGTATATGTGGTACTCATGCCGTTTGTACACAACAAGAATGTGATTGCTGCCTTAGTCAGCAATATCACTTGTCTTTAATATCTTTTCATTTCAGtggttttttctcaaaaaagtaACAGCATTTCGATCCCTAGACGACGCTCGAGCTGTTTCATCTTCGACTGGATTTGACGAACTGTAAATGTCCGTAAACATGAGGAGGTGGGGTCCATACCAACAAATAACACCGCTCTTGAACAGTTCACTCCCGCCAGAAGGGTGAGTGCACGTGAAATTGAATGATATATTTATTACTGAAGTGAACTACTGTAAATGCACAATCCTATGACGTATATGCCGTgtcaatgagagagagagagagagagagagagagagagagagagagagagagagagagagagagagagagcgcttTGAACTTCCCCActatatttatgatttttagtGTGGGCTGGGAGAAGAGAAAATGGCATATCGCCAGAGAAAATGGCATATCGCCAAATCAGTATTTCAGGCTGTGAATGAGGACACTCAGTTGCCTGTCACAAGTCAAAAGTTGGTTTGCTCGCCCTTACATGCACTTTCAGGTTCAAATAAGTTGTTCATTGATTAATTCCTACCGTAAATCCGTAAAGAGGCCTTGTTCAAGAGGCGCTTTTATGAGACAATTTCTCTTCATTCTGgttaatatgaatgttatttTCTTCCCGTAGTACACGCACTGGCCGTACATTCAGTAAATTGCTGGGTACAATACATGCTATAGTCGGGATAGTCTTACCACTGGCTGCTGTGTTCCAAGCTATCCATTTGGGTCAAATCAGTGAGGATAAAGCGTTCACCTCACTCAGCATTCAAGGCTACTATATATACTTACTGGTGGTGTCGATCTTTGCCCTGGTTATTATGAAGGCGACCGGTATGCTGAAACGGTTCGATGAACAGGAGTGTCCCCAGGCTAACGCAGGTTTCATCAAAGGTAAGAAAATCCCATATTAGCTCACCTCGGTCGGCTCCATCGCGGATAATAATGTTTTCGACAGAGTGTACCCTTCGTCAGGTTTTATTAATGTCTCGTCTAACGGGCTGAGTTTGTCTGTTGTTATGCATGTCTCGTTGATTGTTGTCTTAAACGAAATAATGAATGTTGAGACCCAACGCAGTGGCATGGTGCAGATCTCTGCATACGGGatccgtcattatttatggcctaggggtcggaggaatctgcggagggggggggggcactcaAATAAATTGAAAGCTGTAAGGAggattgctcaaaatgtggagagaaagaagggggctACTAAatttttttggtgcaaaataaattgaaacacttctcagatttcaccatatatcaatttctcaaaattttctatgCCTCAGGGTGGACATCCCCTTCTCGTGCTCCTCCTGGGATtttttaacagttttacttagtagaAAAACAAATCGAAAACAcctttcagattgcaccagactgcaccattgtatacatcaatttctcaaaatgttccgcgcaagataggggacaccccctctgacacttccccGTCAGCCTCTCGCATGTTCTCCCCATGTACTTTCGAATTCTGTCCTGTCAGATATCCTCAATGAAACCCCTGTCATGATATctatccaaattaaacaatactatatggttggatactggctTTATCATGAGCTTttatattacatgtaacatgtTGTTGCGACTTTGAAATTCATTAGGATTTGAAAgatctttactattgctgtatttttgtaaattttgcaaatacatttattgatatttaacgTTTCTAAGTGGGAGGGGgggcagtcaaaatttctgttagagaggggatTACTCGAATTCGTCATGGTTGGCGGGGGGAGGGGGTattcgaaatttcagagtttcccaTGAAACTCCTCCGACCTCCCCCCGGTCCGTAAATAGCGACGGCTCCCCAATACCATAGGGTCAGAGAAGTTCAGATTAGATATTAGGCAATAGTAATTAAAACCGTCGACTAGGGCGGGGCTCGCCAGGCATCATCCAATTTAAAGCCTCTGCGTCAACGCTGTTGTTATCTCTTTCTGTGGAGCAAAGAtcgacatggagaaaaaaaacacgGTATGCTGTATACGAAAGACCACTTCAACATCCATTCAAATAACCACATTTCGTTCAACAATTGAAAACTTAGTAGCGGTTATATACTGGGAAAGCAGATTGGCCGACTAGAGatgaaaaaaatagaaaattaaaaaatgtgcgTCATCGCCCCATTTTGGAAAGACGCCATGACCAAAGCATTATTGCCTTAGAAAGAGCTGCCAGACGACGCCCCCAAGCGTTCGCTCAGTGAACTCCACAAGTCGAAATACTCGACATCGTACAAGCGTCCAACTGACAATTTACATCGTTGTTACTGATTGCCAAATTCAAGATGCAGTTATAGCGACACTTCAACGTAACAAGTACTAATTACAATCTTTATTATCGTGGTGATATTGAACCCCTCCGATTATGATCAGCAATAGTAAATTAATCGTGTGTGTTTGATATTATTACTATATAAATTTGGAAATGTTTCTGGGAGTGTGAGGTCTGCATGTTTTATATCTTAAAAGGAAATGCAAAATTTAGCAAAATTACTCCAATTTCTAAAAATTCGCTACATgcaagaaaacacaaaagattaacAGGTTTGTAGGCACAAAAAGGCAGACATCGGGTCGAGTAAATACTAATAGAAGACAAGACAGGTGGAGTGCGTGTCGGGATGTTATTCGggctctcaattttttacagtacttttctaatctaccacttgtatgGCCTCATTTTCGAGCTCTTGGAGTGAATAACATTGGCACCATCTTatgtttgtaaaaatcaaaGAGTCCCATATATATTAACCCAGGGATACTGGCCAGTTTAaatgtatgtgtaaaatgtgaGCTAATTTGTTTCTGCGgagccaaaatttgcactgcgaTCCCTGATTTTAGTTCTTAGAATCcctgaaagtttccttgaagaaagtttgagcaaaagtctaagtCGGTCAGCCTCGAGACGTCCACTaccttaaagggatacagtcgtcggaactgcgctcttGAAGGTCgtgtgggacccatacgacGAATGTAAACACTTTTccatggtgattgatgaaagttaaaacatgtctgccaTAATCTACATAGTATAATTTAAGTGGTGCAGTGTAAAGTTTATTGTGAGTGGCATGCAGAAACGACCGTGTTGATTGTAGAcaagacagtgtatgggaaacgttcactgcgcgctgtaatctaacaccaaatactcaatttgttgcaaatgtttacttttctaatgataagcaacatatagacttgtcgagctcgacaaggcaaaccggacactcgatcaaattctactataatttaaatgatgcagctatgatgatgaggtgcatctagatatggtgcaaacaagaaactcgcacaggcgcagttccgacgactgtttccctttaacatCAACCGTCGACATTTTTGTTCTTTCCAGGTGGCGCAGTATTCTTTGCAGCTTTCGGTATTCTCTTCGCTGGTTTCAAGTTTGGATCCACCCTCGATTCGGATTCCGCATCAGGCCACCAGGCGATCGATGTGATCGAGGCAATCCTGAATGCCATATTCATAATCGGTCTCACGCTGTTTGTTTGCCTCTACTCGGAACACTGCATCACTGAGTATAAGCCACTAGCAAGGTAATGGAGGTCGTATAGCTACACTTCATACATGTATACTATAAGGATACGTATTTGGACAAAGTGCTCAAATAAGCTACTGCCCACAAGTAAAGTTGTCAGGTTGTTTGCTAATACTAGTATCTGATATTGATTATTGAGAAAGTGTTACGTCGATGTGTGCATATCCTGACTTCTTTCTGTGTTGGATCAGGATAAATTAGCAAATTAATATCCTTGTTCTTAACAGCAGAATTGGCATTGAGCAGTTATCACGATCAAACGATTTTAGGAAAACCCGAGTGAAATACGTACAGGATGCTATAAACTGAGGGAATTTGATGTGTTGCTTTCAGGGTGgcgattttgttgttgttagcGACCTGTTTGAGCTGCTGGAGCCGAGACTGCGTGTCGAAGATCGTTGCTGACATCGCTCAAACCGATTTCGACTATTCTATATGTGCTGGATCTAACACAACCGTAGTTAATGAGTCCAACAGTGCGTCGAGTATTCCATATGTACTTAAACACGTGACAGGTAACCCAGTTCTATTACTGATTTATTTGCATAGCAATACGCATATTCTAAGTTCCTCCAACATTATGCATAACTCTTTATATCGCACAATCGAAGGTTCGGCGAAGATATCTCGGGGATAGACGACCTTAATATTatgccaaataaaaatattatccaGGATCTAAACTTAATTCAAGTCTGATCGTTATGTTTGAAACAGCAGTTGGAACGGAGATAATACAGCAAACCTATTTGTGCTGGTTTAACTGGCTGTAATAGTTGCCCACAATGAATATTTACATTAGATGTATAGAGGTAAGCAAGACGTTGTTGCAAATGATTTTCCTTTCTTAGGTCACTTAGTTTCGTCCAAGTCTACACCTCTGATCAGGAAATATACGTTTGACAATCCCCAAATGGGTTTGTTAtgcatttcatcaaatattctTCATCGCAAATAAATCTGTCActcacgcccccccccccaaattccCCTGATATTCATCTATCAATCTCGCCATCCTATTCTTCAAATCCGTATGACCTCTCTCAAACCGTTTATCCCTTTCTACTCATACATCAACCAGTTGTAAAGTCCACTACATCCATCCAACCATATGCATCCATCTATTCCAATGGCACCCATTTATCCATTCCCGCTGCCATACCTTGCTACCCACTCAACAATTCAGCAGTCCTTCATATACCCATAACATCTGGCAAGATCTGTTTGCGTTTCCCTATTGTCCTTCTATCCTGTCAGTAACTTACCCATTGGACTGTTTAGCTATCTTTTGAACCCACTCAAACTTTGACAATGTTGAGTACACAAGTTACGATTTCAACAACTTCTCAAACCAATTGTATCTTTCAGGTGATGAAAGAAACGGAAGCTCTTTCGATTCGTTCTACCGGAAATCGTCAGACATCCTCGTTCCCAACACTCTGACGCTCTACTTCATCATGTCTGCTTTCTTGCTTATCATTTATAGTAACATTTCTGGTCCTCGCTTGACTTTCATGCAAGAACAGCCGAGAAGACACCTGACATTCAAAAGCAGCTGTGTGGGGTTATGGTTCGGCATCCTGGTGCTCGCTCTGTCGGTTGCCTTCGTCGTTGCATATGCGTTTGCCGTGGCTGGGCAAACGGGAGACGATAATGGGGAAATTCCTTTGATCTATTACAGTTTCATAATAAGTGTGTATCCGTTCACAATCATCTGCAATATAATTTCTCTCGTGAAAATGCAACGAAATAGGTCTTGGTTCGAGGATGAGTCGAGAGAGGGCGAACTGCGCTTGACTTTGCCACTACTGTTTTTATCGGCGACTGGGATCCTTGTCACAGCAATGTTCAACATCATCGCATCATCCATGAGTACGTATGCGGCACACAAACCGGCATTACTTCTGGCGCACGAATGTTTGAAGGTGATCGACGTCTTCGTACAAGTCCTATTTTTGTACGAAGCATCTTACCGTCAGCCACCCGACGTTTTCACACCGAACATCACGCGCCAGATTAAGATGTTCCTCATCTTCACAAATTTCACTTTCTGGTGGACGAACATTTATGGTTTGAAGGACACTGGCATCAATCCCGTACAGTTCTGTTTCTACGGCTTTGAGGTGTGGACGATGATTTCGCAGCTTGCAGCGCCATTTGCActctatttcagatttcattCGTTTGTCATGTACCTGGACATCTGGCTGTGCGGGTAACCACGGTTACAGGACATTGGCAGTGAAGGAGTGCGAATTTTCAGAGATTTACATTTCTATTCAACATTATTTAGATTCTATGAGGAACAAGCAAATATAGATAGCTTGCCACATAAGACAGACATAACAAGTAATATAGCGTCGACATGCAATGAGGGTTTCAATGTATGAAAAGAAACCCAATGCAAATAGCCAAGACAGGAACTGTCAAATTGAATTATCTATTTTTGTTACGGTAGCATGTATCATACCAAGAGTTCTGCTTGTCCGTTTGTAAACTTTGTGCGTGATTCGAATTTCTTTTTCCAATGAAAGATAATTAATTGAATAATCGTAGTATATTCATATCAGGACAGTACACGTTCCATGTTCCAGACATTTCGTGATTTTCTCTCGTCTTGGCATTTAGACCGATTACAACGCGAGTATGGGAATGTTAAAGGTTTTACCACTTTTTATCTACACAACCTTTAGCGTGAGACACTCATAGAAAAACCATAGCTGAATTTTTTACTTGTACATTTTCTTAGAGAAGTGATTCAGCAGTCTTGTTGTCAATGTGAAATAGAATTGCAGTCGCACCGTCAACTACGTGTGTATTTTTGTGCGTGACAGAAAAATGGGCAGTTTAAGTGCTAATAATCCTGGCGTTGAAATGTAAATAGCATATACTGTTATTATTTTCCAGCAGATGTATATCAGAGCAAAGTACTCTTCTATAAACGAGGCATTTGTCAATTATTGAACTGTGTAAAGTAATTAATTTTAGAATGCATATGTTCGTACTTTCTGCATATGCCATTAAAATGTACCATTCAAGAGAGACTAATCGAAGATTATTTTTTGACCTTAAAACTACCTTGTTTAAACGAAAATGTGTCCGACACTCCCACACACCTATACACATACACGCACGCGTAACACACACGACATAGCAATGGCTTGATTGCAGTAGGGTTTTAACTGTTTACAAGTATTTTGAAAACTCAGCAGCATGTCATAACAAAATCTGAACCCCTACGGAACGGTATAATGCATAAAGTAACATACAGATAGTATGAATTCAAGCCGGATAATGTTATAAGAGTTGAAAGCCTGTGGGCTAGCCCAGCCAAGCCCAGCCGTCGCTTGGCATTTAATAAATTTGCTAGGATGTGTAGGCGGGGGATTGCGATCCCCACAACATCAACGTGACAGTCTGCTAAAGTTCATACCTTCATTTTACTCCGTTTTGACACTATTAAGCCAACAGTACTTGGGGCAAGTCTAGTGAACGACCTTCCTAAAAACACGGAAATCTTTGTTTGTCACGCACATAGGTCAGTCGTTGACTAGCAGTAGCATTACTCGCAAGTCCCTCTGATATGTATCATCTCAAATTCAACCTTTTCTTGCGACTTTCCCTGTTCTTAAAGCTGTTTAATtataaagttgaaataaaatgagTCAGACATACTTTTGAGAGGCGAGCAATGACTGAATAAGGGTCACATTTACAAGCTAATGTTGTCGACAAAGTACTGGATTTATCCTCTGGTAGTCCTACGTCACGACATCCAGCGTCTGTGTCATCAATCTTCTTTGCGCAGGAATATATTTTCTATCGACTTAGATTGCTCGTCAATTAAATAATTTGGCGACCTGTACCACAAGACTTCAGTTGAAATATATGTATGATGAGAAAGTTTCGTAATAATCAGTTATTAGAATCTAACAAAacatataatatgcaaattttgagtccTGGTGTTTTAAATTTGTCGCAAAATGAGGAAGTTCGTATTTGTATGCATAGAGCCGACCTTTGAACTTTCGATGCACGAGAATCGAACTCCGCGTTTTAAACGTACTGTTCCCACTACAACAACAACTAGGGGACAAGTACTGCCGTAATTGTAAAGGCCGTAGGAGCCTCCAGAATCcttgtgacattattttcagaCCTTCGACAATGACAAGCCGAGCAGTGAAAACACGGGTTAACGCCCGTACAATCCAcaagaaatacttttaaaacaacGGATTTGCAGCTTGTCTATTACTGTGGGTTCTGCAAGTATGGCAACGAGGGTTGGGGTGGCGGCCGGCCAGACCGACGTAACAGAAATCATTCCGTTGAGAATTAGTAGATTTTCGTTCGGAGAGAAATGCATAACTTTCTCTCGGATACAATTCTAGATCTCTGTTATAAATGGTGTATAACTTAGGGGAAGGTAAGCTTAGGTGTAGACGGATTCCGACACTTGTCCCGTATTTAACAGGTACACGTGACGGACGACTCGAAATAATTGACAACTTGGCTACGGCGTattcaatacatgtatcattgCAGAGGTCAGTTTCACGCTGACTGTTTATGAAAACTCATTTCTTTTGcaagaaaataacaaaacaattattcacttgtgcatgtgataagtatattattccctaaaaTGTGTCTtagttcagctcggaaaatacttgAGACGTAATGACCATGTCACCATAAGTCGATCATAAACTGACTCTCATGTTCCTTCGCTAAAAGAAGAGTCGTTATGGAATAATATGTAACCATCCTCTATTAAGATGTTAAtgtgaaaagttttgttttatttttgcttgtttgtgttttgtttggcCTTATCCTTTGGAAAAAAACATTCACATTGTTTTGTTTGCTAAAATGAATCGCTTTGCTGTAAACTATTTCGTATATGGCCACCTATGGGAGACATGCCCCATTTCATTCGGCAATGGAATCAGCGATGGTACAAATCAAAGTTAGTTATGAGAATTATGTCAGTATTTGACTGcaaatagcgccctctatgcAAAGTGTCGAAATTTTTCGTGAGGAATAAGAGTTTCTGTATTACAGAAGTTCGTTTCGTGTTACTCTTCAATGCTAGTGCTGTTTCCCCAAAACAGCTCACAATTAACACGacttgaactaatttgggataattggatcttcttttttttgcaaatttctctaaagagttaggtgccctatagctgaatgttgcaatattacaactcactcataaaaacaagtgtataacttagaaagaaaagcagatgatcttacatttgcagattaaacagacattacttcactatgcaattatcctaaattagttccaatcgtgtaaaTTACAATAAGTATTTTCCTTTTTCTCAAACTGGATTAAAATCGGAGTCCAGGGCAATAAGAACTCTACAACAAGCGATTGACTTTCTCTTAATTAATATGCCAAGTTGTATTTCACTAAtcattaaactttaaaatttcaatcagGAGAATATGTGGTTTATTGGTGGCTGAAATGAATAATTACCGTTGTCTACTGGAGTTCCATCACAGGACATGAATCATTTTCTGTAAATTCTTGATGGAATCAAATATGACGTCATTGACTAAGTAGTTCATGTTATTCGGAATAAATGGTAATATGTACTTGAGATTTCAGAATActgtaaataataataatgtcgGTCGGACGTGACGTTTGATAATATTTCGATATTAGTTCGTACAAGTTCATTGTCATCTTCAATTCGCCATGATGTTTGGATTCTGCTGCAACACAGCACATTTGGGAAAGTTTGCAacgtcattgttgacaaatgaattcttgtcagTGTTTTATCCAGTTTGAACAGCAACTTACATCAAACATTCCATCCACTTAGGCTGCATCGACAAGCTGAACACTAGGTATCTAAGTAGACAATACAACTGTAATTAACAGAAAATTCTTCCAAGTCAAAGACAACTGAAGTCTTAGACAAAGCACGCCCCCTATGCCAATCAAAGATGTAGCATAATCCTACAACTTTAAGTAATTTGTGAGGACCCTAAATCTTCACCTTCGTTTTCTTACCGCCATGACATTGTTTGAGCCAATAAACGTGTACGATTTCTCTCCCATCGTTCAGTGCGCTATTGATTAGTAGAAGATTAAACACACCCCTCCTGATTCATCGTATCTTCtcttttattttatattatcgTTTCCATAATTCGATTACAGATCAACTTTTAGAAGACATtgactatttttgaaaatgacagcCCTGAATGTTTTCTGTATGGAATTTCATGTTGAGATTACCCAGAAACTATAAAGAGATacctaaaattgtaaaatattctctctctctctctctctctctctctctctctctctctctctctctctctctctctctctctctctctctctctctctctctctctctcgtcaatTAAAATTCAATGTTTCAACACAGAGAGTATGACTACTTACAATTTTCATCTGCGAAAGAGAGAACAAAGCGAAAAGAACTTCGATCCATGAGACTGTGACTTCAATTTCCTGCATGCGATGCTGTATCGAATTAACATCGATCAATCTTGATAAATGCACGAATTCGTATGCTCGATCTTTCGATCGATAAACCTCTGAATTCTCTAACGCCGTGCCCTACATTGCACTGCACAAAGTTCTGGGTAAACAGCGCTTATCCAGGTTTTAAATGTGTCTAGCACAGATATATTTACAGTGAAAATTCATGAATAAATTCCTTCAatgagagaaacaaatcaatgtttaGTAAGCGTATCAGCTTAGAGTTGTCATGAAAAAAAACCACATTGCATATTGATTACACTCTAGGCTAGCTCTTAGCTTTCTGGAGAACTAAACGGCAATATCCACATAAAAGCTCTGCAAATATCACTTCCTTGCATTACCTTATTACATTGAAACTCTTGGCGACTCAAGTGACAACTGTCAGCGTCGCTTTACGGAACGTTTAATATGGAAATACTATACGCGTGTTCAATGTGTATACTCACGCTACTGTTAATTGCATACAGATAACATTGCCTACGATCTACCGTCTGAAGTCATTACTATATCGATATCGTCATAGTTATGTAAACTGCAGGTGATCCATGGCAGCCACTTTCTactgtaaatatttgaaaaaaagtgtcATTTTGAAGGTTTTTTTCCATGTCAAACATTCGATGTACACATTATCGAATCATGGTGACAGCAATGGTAAGTATATAGTCTGGATTGTAGTTTCTTTAAAGGGTCAACATGATTGACGGTGTAAGATGTTGATGAGGAATTGAATGAACGCCATGATCATCATCTGTGCACTTTTATATGTTGATGCTCCTTATTTTAAAGGGtgaaaacatgcaaatgaatCGCTGATCACAGGACGCCGTCTTGTGTTCCATACTCATGAGTATCCCTTACGGCCTGAATGACCACTACTTAACCCTGTTAATGATGCATGTACTTATGTttgaataaaaaagacaaattcaaataaaagttTCACTCAAACAACAATATACGCCGTCCATTGCTGAGTCTCTTGTTGTGTTTATGTAAACCATAAGAATGGAAAATAAAAACTTACAAAGGAAAAAACGCCTGTCCTGTACATTTATGGAACTGTTTATTTCTGATGAATTGTTGATATTCGTAGTTCAACGTCTGCGTACAAATTATACCCATcttaattcatttatttttaaggGAAGCTGTTCCTTTTGATTTCACATTGACCCTCTTTTTATAATTTGTGGAGCCAATCGTTGTTCAATATTACAGgacaaatttatatttcaaacgTATTTGTCGAGTGCTAGTTCACCGGtttaattttcatgttggtCTGCAGCAGGCAGTGTTCGTCGCCATCAACGCCAATGCCGTACTTCGCCCCCTTGAGCTCAGGGCAGTCGGCGTAGAACTCTTTATTGAGTTCGGTCTTGTAACAAATAACATTGTGGAGTACCCAACCCTTTTGGATATACTTTTGCTTGTACCACCAGCCCGACTCCATGAATTCCCCGCAGTTATATTCGTTGTTGTTCTCGTTGTCTCTGTCCCAGGTGGAGAATGGAACTCCGTTGTGGTATTTCATGTGGTCAATCTCGTTTCCACTCAACTGGTCTCCGATGGTCAGGGTGTACAGGGAGGCCTCATCACTCACCGAAAAAGAGGGAAATTTAGCCCAGACTTGGATGGAATCGGCATCTGTGACGTCGATGTACAGATTGTATTGTTTCTGATTGGTCATCTTGTGAATGACTTCATTGCCCAGCCAGTATTCACTGTTTGCGTTTCCGAAGCCTGTCTTGTAGTCTTCCCAATCGCGTGAAAAGTTGAGTGACCCGTCAACGCGGTTCTGTATCACCGTCCACCCACCCCCGTCGAATTCCATATCACAGAACACCTGCACGGGTATGGCGACGCCGTCTGGTTGTATGAAGTAAACCCCGCTCGACGTCTGCCCTCCATCGTAGACTTCGGCACAGTCCCGATAATCTAtaaaataatgaagacaaacaaAATTGATCAACCCTGGTTTCAAAACATGTCATTGCCTTAATAATTGGGAAAAAATGTTTGTACTGCGTTCATCGATTGGCAAGTTAATAATGACCAACGAACTGGAAGAGTgaagaaagaaacaaacaaacaatcgaACAAATATGTACAAATCTTT
This DNA window, taken from Ptychodera flava strain L36383 chromosome 4, AS_Pfla_20210202, whole genome shotgun sequence, encodes the following:
- the LOC139130853 gene encoding proton channel OTOP2-like, translated to MSVNMRRWGPYQQITPLLNSSLPPEGTRTGRTFSKLLGTIHAIVGIVLPLAAVFQAIHLGQISEDKAFTSLSIQGYYIYLLVVSIFALVIMKATGMLKRFDEQECPQANAGFIKGGAVFFAAFGILFAGFKFGSTLDSDSASGHQAIDVIEAILNAIFIIGLTLFVCLYSEHCITEYKPLARVAILLLLATCLSCWSRDCVSKIVADIAQTDFDYSICAGSNTTVVNESNSASSIPYVLKHVTGDERNGSSFDSFYRKSSDILVPNTLTLYFIMSAFLLIIYSNISGPRLTFMQEQPRRHLTFKSSCVGLWFGILVLALSVAFVVAYAFAVAGQTGDDNGEIPLIYYSFIISVYPFTIICNIISLVKMQRNRSWFEDESREGELRLTLPLLFLSATGILVTAMFNIIASSMSTYAAHKPALLLAHECLKVIDVFVQVLFLYEASYRQPPDVFTPNITRQIKMFLIFTNFTFWWTNIYGLKDTGINPVQFCFYGFEVWTMISQLAAPFALYFRFHSFVMYLDIWLCG
- the LOC139130591 gene encoding ryncolin-4-like, translated to MERAVILLLIAFTSRLLKGTATESEECYRKSMLLHLRSENAALNGHVINSETTTSAVSCSFQCLKQASCLSINYNTETKRCDVNNADSKTNPDNVITEAGSMLFEIWNDIVDPCYQHECSIFETCYPAAESPMGYNCTMNSYYRDCAEVYDGGQTSSGVYFIQPDGVAIPVQVFCDMEFDGGGWTVIQNRVDGSLNFSRDWEDYKTGFGNANSEYWLGNEVIHKMTNQKQYNLYIDVTDADSIQVWAKFPSFSVSDEASLYTLTIGDQLSGNEIDHMKYHNGVPFSTWDRDNENNNEYNCGEFMESGWWYKQKYIQKGWVLHNVICYKTELNKEFYADCPELKGAKYGIGVDGDEHCLLQTNMKIKPVN